CGGCCTTGTTGCAGCCGATGGCGATAAGGGCCACGCATGCTGTGGTGGCGAACAACGAACGTTTCACGAATGCCTCCAAAATGGATGGTTATGTAATGAAATTCGGGATCACTGTTTCTTGATCAGACGCGCTCCGAAGGCCCCGTCCATCTTGTGGATGTGCGGGAACGTCTGCAACATACCATTCTTGCATACTTCCGGCTGCAGGGTGCGTTCCGCCGGGTCGAGCGTGAAGTCGGGATGGGTCTCGAGGAAGCTGTGGATCACGTCTTCGTTCTCTTCGGGCTCGATGGTACAGGTACTGTAGACCAGGACGCCGCCAGGTTTGACCAGCGTGGCGGCATGGTCGAGAATGCGGCGTTGCATCGTGGACATCTGGCGGATGTCGTCGAGGTCGCGTCTCCATTTGATATCGGGCTTCTTGGCGAGGGTGCCGAGGCCGGAACATGGAGCGTCGACCAGAACGAGATCGGCCAGGACGTCCGACGTGAAGTCCCGGGCATCGCCCTGTTGCGGTGTGATGATGGTCACGCCCGCACGCTGGGCGTTGTCGGAAATCAGTCGAAGTTTCGACTCATACTTCTCGAGTGCGATGACCGTTCCCTGATTCTTCATGAGTTCGGCTGCGTAGACGGCCTTGCCGCCGGGGGCGGCGCAGAGATCGAAGACCACCATGCCAGGTTTGGGTGCCGCGAGGTGTACGGCCAGACTCGCACTGGCGTCCTGGATCGCGATCAGGCCTTCCTCGAAGAGGGGCAGGTGCTTGACGTCGCGCAGGGAGTTGATCAGGATACTGGAGGAGTGCATCCTTCCCACCTGGTGGGTGATGCCGGCTTCTTCCAGTTGGCGTACCACTTCCTCGACCGTCGTCTTCAGTGTATTCACGCGCAGCGTGAGCATCGGGCGCTGATTGTTGGCGTTGAGCAGCAGCTCCGCATCGTGTTCGCCGAAGCGCTCGTGATAACGGCGCACCATCCACTGGGGATGGGAGTAGACCACGGAATGGTAGAGGACGGGGTTCTCTTCGCGGACGGGGTAGCGGATGTTCTGGATGTTGCGGAGGATGTTGCGGAGTACGCCGTTGACGATGCCCGCATGCTTGTCGCCTTTCAGGCGCTTGACGATCTCGACGGACTCGTTGATGGCTGCGGGGGGCGGGATCTTGGACAGGAACAGCATCTGATACAGGGCGATGCGCATCGAGTTCTTCACGAAGGGAAGGCACTTCGTGAATTCACCATGATAGAAGCCTGTCAGAACCCAGTCCAGCCGTGTCTGCCAGCGTACGCAGCCATTCACCAGTTCCGTCACGAGCGCGCGGTCCGCGGGGGAGAGCTCGGTGCGGCGTAACTCCGCTTCGAGCAACTTGTCAATGTAGCTGTCGCTGCTTTCGTAGCGGCTCAGCAGTTTGACGGCGGTACCGCGAGCTGATTCGAAAATCGTACCGGATGCTTCCGTCGAGGCCGTTCCGGTTTCGGTGGCTTCGCCTGCAGGCGAAGCCGTAGGTGCGTGTTCGGTTTCCATAGGCTACAAGTATACCAAACGAATTCACTTGCTAAAGTGGGACAGTCATGATAGTTTCCCCGCGCTTCAACAATGCCATCTGTTCTTCCTCCATGCGCCATCGCGTTCTTCTCCTGTTTGCAATGGCTGCCATCGGCGGGAGCTGCGGGTTCGCACAGACCAACGTGCTGGACAGCGATCCTCTCGGGCCGCGTCGGTTGCTGGTGTACGATCAGTATGGTGCCTTCGGTGGCTTGTCGAACAATCAACAGGGTGGGACATTCCTGACGGACTGCAACTGCAGTTTCGGCAGTGGGGCGAAGACAGGGCTGACCGCAGGGATCATGTTCGAGCGCCTTACGCGATCCAGGATCACGTGGGGAGCGACTCTCGCCTTTGAAAACAGGAGTATCGACGCACGATATCAGGAGATCGAAGGAGTCGTTCAACGGGCGCCTTCATCCGGCAGGGAGTATACGGTACCC
The DNA window shown above is from Candidatus Kapaibacterium thiocyanatum and carries:
- a CDS encoding 16S rRNA (cytosine(967)-C(5))-methyltransferase — its product is MFESARGTAVKLLSRYESSDSYIDKLLEAELRRTELSPADRALVTELVNGCVRWQTRLDWVLTGFYHGEFTKCLPFVKNSMRIALYQMLFLSKIPPPAAINESVEIVKRLKGDKHAGIVNGVLRNILRNIQNIRYPVREENPVLYHSVVYSHPQWMVRRYHERFGEHDAELLLNANNQRPMLTLRVNTLKTTVEEVVRQLEEAGITHQVGRMHSSSILINSLRDVKHLPLFEEGLIAIQDASASLAVHLAAPKPGMVVFDLCAAPGGKAVYAAELMKNQGTVIALEKYESKLRLISDNAQRAGVTIITPQQGDARDFTSDVLADLVLVDAPCSGLGTLAKKPDIKWRRDLDDIRQMSTMQRRILDHAATLVKPGGVLVYSTCTIEPEENEDVIHSFLETHPDFTLDPAERTLQPEVCKNGMLQTFPHIHKMDGAFGARLIKKQ